A single window of Nicotiana tomentosiformis chromosome 1, ASM39032v3, whole genome shotgun sequence DNA harbors:
- the LOC104089046 gene encoding probable inactive patatin-like protein 9 — MEFSKMTLEIFSKLEQKWLYHYEGKKTRILSIDGGGTTGIVSGAALIHLENQICAKTGDPHVRISDFFDIIAGTGVGAVFAAMLVVDGGDGRPLFTAKDAVKFVTENQSRLFKVKNVGVFRRKRRFSGKSMDKVLKEVFRKEDGKVLTLRDTCKPLLVPCFDLNSSAPFVFSRADAIESLSFDFELSKVCRATSANPSMFKPFNLKSVDGKTSCLAVDGGLVMNNPAAAAVTHVLHNKRDFPSVTGVDDLLVLSLGNGPLSSPTNLKLRNDGYCAPSSVVGIVVDGVSETVDQMLGNAFCWNPNDYVRVQATGYTSGEVGTKIEEALEERGVESLPFGGKRLLTETNGQRIGGLVQRLVATGRSSVPPSPCKETAVSPLRNGR; from the exons ATGGAGTTCAGTAAGATGACGCTGGAAATCTTCTCGAAGTTAGAGCAGAAATGGCTGTATCATTATGAAGGGAAGAAGACTCGGATTCTCAGTATTGACGGCGGTGGAACCACCGGCATTGTTTCCGGTGCGGCATTGATCCATCTGGAAAACCAGATCTGTGCCAAAACTGGTGATCCTCACGTTCGAATTTCTGATTTCTTCGACATTATCGCCGGTACTGGAGTAGGTGCGGTTTTCGCCGCAATGCTTGTTGTTGATGGAGGCGACGGTCGTCCGTTATTCACGGCGAAGGATGCCGTCAAGTTCGTAACGGAAAATCAGTCGCGGCTGTTTAAGGTGAAGAACGTCGGCGTTTTCCGCCGCAAGAGGAGGTTTTCAGGGAAGAGTATGGATAAAGTGTTGAAGGAAGTGTTTAGAAAAGAAGATGGCAAAGTGTTGACGTTGAGGGACACGTGTAAGCCTCTACTTGTTCCTTGCTTTGACCTCAACAGCTCTGCGCCCTTCGTTTTCTCTCGAGCTGATGCTATCGAGTCCCTCAGTTTCGATTTCGAACTATCGAAAGTATGCCGTGCCACGTCAGCAAATCCGTCGATGTTCAAGCCGTTTAATCTTAAATCTGTCGACGGCAAAACCTCGTGCCTCGCCGTTGATGGCGGTCTTGTCATGAACAACCCTGCCGCTGCAGCCGTCACTCATGTTTTGCATAACAAACGAGATTTTCCTTCCGTCACCGGCGTCGATGACCTATTGGTTCTCTCTCTAGGTAACGGTCCATTAAGCTCACCGACAAACTTGAAACTGCGAAACGACGGCTACTGCGCTCCATCTTCCGTCGTCGGAATTGTCGTCGACGGTGTATCTGAAACCGTCGACCAAATGCTCGGCAACGCCTTCTGCTGGAATCCTAATGATTACGTTAGAGTTCAG GCGACCGGCTACACAAGTGGAGAAGTGGGAACAAAAATTGAGGAAGCATTGGAAGAAAGAGGAGTGGAGTCATTGCCATTTGGCGGTAAGCGGTTACTGACGGAGACTAACGGACAGAGAATCGGCGGTCTGGTGCAACGCCTTGTTGCTACCGGAAGAAGTAGTGTGCCGCCAAGTCCATGCAAGGAAACTGCCGTCAGTCCTCTTAGAAACGGACGTTAA
- the LOC138907873 gene encoding serine/threonine-protein phosphatase 7 long form homolog, with product MEKKNNIINFVQFTVVVMEVPPLHLGPASLELLLLQAEHRSSYIWEEQLLAQTLRSRRVDDMWDFFKTRQLLPHIVRRLQNTDFYRIIEIGRLQLDWSLITALIERWQPETHTFHLPIGEATITLQDMEVLYGLPVNGLLVALLHAMRDYTGDQYLETLQRLTGFRLEEEGVLVGASRLALTPVRLHLEAIHDDITHNTPELHIHRYTRLLLLLMFGGVVFPNTSGNLVSLRFFHHLERLDDLHQYSWGAAILGYLYRQMCRTFMSTQ from the coding sequence atggaaaagaaaaataatataattaattttgttcaatttacagtagtCGTCATGGAAGTTCCACCTTTGCATCTCGGACCTGCCTCCCTAGAGCTACTATTGCTACAGGCCGAGCATAGGTCTTCCTACATATGGGAGGAGCAGTTATTGGCCCAGACTTTACGTTCTAGgagagtagacgatatgtgggacttTTTTAAGACCCGCCAGCTCCTTCCCCATATAGTCAGACGCCTGCAGAATACGGATTTTTATAGGATCATTGAGATCGGTCGGCTGCAGCTGGATTGGTCGTTGATCACGGCTTTGATAGAGCGGTGGCAACCAGAGACACACACATTCCATTTGCCTATTGGCGAGGCCACTATCACGCTGCAGGACATGGAGGTTCTGTATGGGCTGCCGGTTAATGGACTTCTTGTTGCTTTGCTACATGCCATGAGAGATTATACGGGAGATCAGTACCTAGAGACGTTGCAACGGCTCACCGGTTTCCGGCTAGAGGAGGAGGGTGTATTGGTTGGGGCTAGTCGTCTTGCGTTGACGCCCGTCCGGCTGCATTTGGAGGCCATACATGATGACATTACTCATAATACACCGGAGCTTCATATTCACCGGTACACGAGGTTGCTGCTGCTGCTTATGTTTGGAGGCGTAGTGTTCCCAAATACTTcgggaaacctagtcagcttgagattttttcatcatcttgagcggctagatgatttgcATCAGTACAGCTGGGGTGCTGCTATTCTTGGCTACTTGTACAGGCAGATGTGTCGGACATTCATGAGCACCCAGTGA